DNA from Vibrio alfacsensis:
GATCCTTTCTTCATTTCACAAAATGAAAAAAGCGACCTCTATCGTATCAAGGTCGCTCGTAAAGCTAATAGCATTTGCTCAGCTTATAATGTGTTCATTAACTATGAACAACTAGGACTCATTAGAAACCGTAAGACGCACCAAATACGAACGCGTTGTTAGTGAAGTCCGTACCATTACCTTGGTTGCGGTACTCGAAGTAAGGTTGAACACCGCTGCGTGTCCACGTTGCACGTAGCTCGTGGTCCATCGAGTTGTCAGCGTTGTCTGTACGTACATAAACGTTGTTGTAGCTTAATGCTAGCTCTTCATTCACTGCGTAACCAATACGGTTATCAAAACGTAGTTGATCATTGCCATCTTTTACGTCGTGGTAACGAGTGCGGTTGCTGATAGCAATACCGTTATCGAAGTTATAGCCAATTTTAACCAGCGGACGGTATTGTACAGTCTCGCCATTGTTTAGTAAGTGGTGGTAACCAACAGCAACCCATAGGTTGTCATTAAAAGAGTAGCTCTGCTCGATACCTAATGTGATGTATGGTGAGTTGCCAAGGCCTTTGTCTTGAATTGACTTATCGTCGTACTTACCAAGAGAAATACCATCAAATTCAGTTAGGATTGTTGTGCCTGTATCGAAAGTGTGGCCAGCTTCCAAAGTAGATGTCGCATTAGGTTGCAGATCAGAGTGGAACTGAACATTACCCGTTACGTAAGAAGAACCAGCGAAAGCGCTAGAAGCGAAAACAAGAGATAGTGCACTTAGTGCGAAAACGTTTTTCATAATTACTGCCTTTATTTGTTCACGTTATGCGGTTGTATAATGGGGTATCACTTCCCTCCCACCGCAAACTTTGGGATGTGCCTCCTGACGCCGGCAATACTGCTAGAATTAATTTGCATTGAAAAATAAATCACTTGGAACAGTGATCTGTTTCAAATTCATATTTTTATTCAAAATAAACCCTTTATATACAGCAACTTATGTATTTACCTAAAATGCATCAAAAATAAAAGTGTGATAATGATCGGGATAAGTTGTTTATTTGCACGTTAAATCAAAACCAAGATCACAATAAATATCAGGTTCTAAACGAGTAACTTATTTATTGATGAAAAATAACAAGACATTGATCACACTTATTTTCCTACTCAAAATAAATAAAGCCCCCAACATAAGTTGAGGGCTTTGAGTAAAGAACAATGAATTTAGTGAATGATTAAGGTCTGTTGACCTTAACAACATTACTTCACGCTAGTCACGCGGCTTGTTTTCTCACCTGTCGCAGATACCGAGCGGATGAAGACTTCGCCAGTCACATTTGGACGAGCATTGTCTGCATAAGTTAGCCAGTTCTCACCATCCAGAGAGTATTGAAGTGTTACGCCTGGGAATTGAACGTTCATTGC
Protein-coding regions in this window:
- a CDS encoding oligogalacturonate-specific porin KdgM family protein, with the protein product MKNVFALSALSLVFASSAFAGSSYVTGNVQFHSDLQPNATSTLEAGHTFDTGTTILTEFDGISLGKYDDKSIQDKGLGNSPYITLGIEQSYSFNDNLWVAVGYHHLLNNGETVQYRPLVKIGYNFDNGIAISNRTRYHDVKDGNDQLRFDNRIGYAVNEELALSYNNVYVRTDNADNSMDHELRATWTRSGVQPYFEYRNQGNGTDFTNNAFVFGASYGF